The following coding sequences lie in one Metopolophium dirhodum isolate CAU chromosome 5, ASM1992520v1, whole genome shotgun sequence genomic window:
- the LOC132945374 gene encoding uncharacterized protein LOC132945374, protein MERSYGIDDYQPSRGNGLGFGLEPSTFISVLAFLAFLLHALLILLIPTLKSFFTGPFFGHGYANGIGYSNGFGGGGGFGGGPGFGGMGYGGLQNGGYGTGGGFGYGAVPSILGGVNGILGTGLLGTTGLLGTGLSGLFGPGVGSLGAAAPGAAAAGTPITRGASRSRSVDGENRTWVSEDETQVKPTAEVDGSTGRNINTNRLLSKCNFYFCLLGKTKIDHMLVLRERK, encoded by the exons ATGGAAAGGTCTTATGGTATTGACGATTATCAACCATCAAGAGGCAACGG tttAGGTTTTGGCCTAGAACCGTCAACATTTATATCGGTACTGGCATTTCTGGCGTTCCTGCTACATGCGCTATTAATACTACTTATACCGACGCTGAAGTCATTTTTCACCGGGCCTTTTTTCGGCCACGGGTATGCCAACGGCATTGGCTACAGCAATGGATTCGGTGGTGGTGGAGGATTCGGAGGTGGGCCCGGATTCGGTGGCATGGGCTATGGAGGTCTGCAGAACGGAGGCTACGGGACCGGTGGTGGTTTCGGTTACGGAGCCGTTCCATCCATATTAGGTGGCGTCAACGGCATATTGGGTACGGGGCTTTTGGGCACGACGGGGTTATTGGGCACGGGGCTGTCTGGACTATTTGGTCCAGGGGTTGGAAGCTTAGGGGCGGCGGCACCAGGGGCTGCGGCGGCGGGGACGCCGATTACCCGAGGCGCGAGCAGGAGTAGATCAGTCGACGGTGAAAACCGAACGTGGGTTTCCGAAGACGAAACGCAA GTAAAACCTACAGCTGAAGTAGACGGGTCAACGGGacgaaatataaatacaaacagaTTGCTgagtaaatgtaatttttacttttgtttacTTGGCAAAACGAAAATTGATCATATGTTAGTGTTACGagaacgtaaataa
- the LOC132944486 gene encoding kappa-scoloptoxin(11)-Ss1a-like: protein MWINYIAYTLISVVNVYCISTFTTVTSSKTDNAVFIYPGQEKSERDLGICEQHSVCNIVHLRFWFPNQVERLCKCPNREECPWKWSTDDNLSMPLDNRSQLKFCKPINELPDCTMKSDESITIIKSREDNNVQIKAKVHCNCPHHTTWALIKHEQKEQHNETTDISYVEDLFKCKKLKDCNSGEFCGFIRTDYYSTYTKCTCPNDHLCLHKDRQEITTYEMLFYGTSYRAECTLLSTEV from the exons ATGTGGATTAATTATATTGCATACACTTTGATAAGTGTAGTCaatgtgtattgtatatctaCATTTACGACAGTTACATCCAGTAAAACAGATAATGCTGTATTTATATACCCAGGacaa GAAAAAAGTGAACGAGACTTAGGCATTTGTGAACAACATAGCGTATGTAATATTGTACACCTTAGGTTTTGGTTTCCAAATCAAGTCGAACGTTTATGTAAATGCCCAAACCGTGAAGAATGCCCATGGAAGTGGAGCACAGATGATAATCTTAGTATGCCATTAGATAACCGTTCACAATTAAAG ttttgtaaACCCATTAACGAACTGCCTGACTGTACAATGAAATCCGATGAATCTATAACGATTATAAAAAGCAGAGAGGATAACAATGTTCAAATAAAAGCCAAAGTCCACTGCAATTGCCCACATCACACAACTTGGGCATTAATAAAACATGAACAAAAAGAACAACATAATGAAACTACTGATATAAGTTACGTTGAAGATTTATTCAAATGTAAAAAG TTGAAGGATTGCAATTCTGGTGAATTTTGTGGATTTATAAGAACAGACTACTACTCTACATACACTAAATGCACTTGTCCAAATGATCACCTGTGTTTACACAAAGATAGACAAGAAATTACAACAtatgaaatgttattttatggAACATCATATCGAGCAGAATGTACATTGTTAAGTACTGAAGTCTGA